The Verrucomicrobium spinosum DSM 4136 = JCM 18804 genome includes a region encoding these proteins:
- a CDS encoding redoxin domain-containing protein, which produces MSLLIRKLRRLPLALCWGAGALAATAAEPPPAWRCLSAMAWQREQEFQKPANEEQAFRNGPFDLPVIPDPGPRAAFLPWAMTGVSAEVKARLVEGVRHLHALDDTAAERCFRDAARLDAKCAAAWLGLAIANEKLPSRALYFLDQGTAAAEGRPEAAWYDLYRALFQTVQSRDLSDRLITLADGIEATQKSGKPLPGALAMALRYRMLASHVSGLPVKNVELADAQLLAWTKQPGGDILLPYTVLLWTKTDPARASSRVETLVQKWPQPAMQRLAADPLLAAGNLRGAMGHLEVAYQAKAPYEAVALETTGQTQQRWDRGASLAWTLYHSGAAASALDTASSLLGQARKPGFTGLEAVDDDPSGIYLEGLKLRAQLMMATGDWAGLATWMQEITTNSDGLVQKLHSQYFGMLAAAGSGRRAELVKLRPSLKQTADLVQATPYLNRHGPLAIRMVRGADAFADLCQGRVSPFLKDVVDVPALVLAPKVAAAGAKDGAIAMLEEALGKQPGSKPLLAALENIKNPGAVQTASPGADAATAAEEAKYGWLAPMAPPLALPDKNGSVVDLAAYRGRPVLVIFFLGGGCPHCVEQLQKFRPHVPSYHLAGISLLTVSTDPVSDLALTLGGKSELDPDLPFQILSDSSLSTFKAWKCHDDFLNKPMHGTFLLDGEGRVLWSDISHDPYVQAGYLLGECRRLLKVGSSEVPGGKGKG; this is translated from the coding sequence ATGTCGTTACTGATCCGGAAGCTCCGGCGGCTACCTCTCGCCCTCTGCTGGGGAGCCGGTGCGCTGGCGGCAACTGCCGCCGAGCCGCCGCCCGCCTGGCGTTGTCTTTCCGCCATGGCCTGGCAGCGGGAGCAAGAGTTTCAAAAACCTGCCAACGAGGAACAGGCCTTTCGGAATGGACCGTTCGACCTGCCCGTGATTCCTGATCCCGGCCCGCGGGCCGCCTTCCTGCCTTGGGCAATGACAGGCGTCTCCGCAGAGGTGAAGGCGCGGCTCGTGGAGGGCGTGCGACACCTGCATGCGCTGGACGACACAGCGGCCGAACGTTGTTTCCGCGATGCCGCGCGGCTGGATGCAAAATGCGCCGCCGCTTGGCTGGGGCTGGCCATTGCCAATGAGAAGCTGCCCTCCCGGGCCCTCTATTTTCTGGATCAAGGAACTGCCGCCGCAGAAGGCAGGCCCGAGGCAGCATGGTACGATCTGTATCGCGCCCTTTTCCAAACCGTACAATCCCGCGATCTATCAGACCGGCTCATCACCCTGGCCGATGGCATTGAAGCCACACAGAAGTCAGGCAAGCCCCTGCCAGGAGCCCTGGCCATGGCGCTGCGCTACCGCATGCTCGCCTCACATGTGTCCGGACTCCCTGTGAAGAACGTCGAGTTAGCCGATGCCCAACTGCTGGCCTGGACGAAGCAACCGGGCGGCGACATCCTGCTGCCCTACACGGTGCTCTTGTGGACGAAGACGGATCCGGCCCGCGCCTCCTCACGGGTGGAGACACTGGTGCAGAAGTGGCCTCAGCCAGCCATGCAACGGCTCGCGGCCGACCCTCTGCTCGCCGCCGGGAATCTCCGCGGGGCCATGGGCCACCTTGAGGTCGCCTACCAGGCAAAGGCACCGTACGAAGCTGTTGCGTTGGAAACCACCGGTCAGACCCAGCAGAGATGGGACCGGGGCGCCTCGCTGGCCTGGACGCTCTATCACTCCGGCGCGGCAGCTTCGGCATTGGATACGGCCAGCAGCCTGCTTGGTCAGGCCCGCAAGCCCGGCTTCACTGGCCTGGAGGCGGTGGATGATGACCCGTCCGGCATCTACCTGGAAGGCCTTAAACTACGGGCCCAGCTCATGATGGCCACTGGCGACTGGGCGGGGCTGGCAACATGGATGCAGGAAATCACCACGAACTCTGACGGGCTGGTGCAGAAGCTGCACAGCCAGTACTTCGGCATGCTCGCCGCCGCTGGTTCAGGACGGCGCGCGGAACTGGTCAAACTGCGTCCTTCTTTGAAGCAGACTGCGGACCTGGTGCAGGCCACCCCCTATCTCAACCGCCATGGGCCGCTCGCGATTCGCATGGTGCGTGGCGCCGATGCTTTTGCAGATCTGTGCCAGGGCCGGGTGTCTCCCTTTTTGAAAGATGTGGTGGACGTGCCTGCCTTGGTGCTGGCACCAAAGGTGGCGGCCGCCGGGGCCAAAGACGGAGCCATCGCCATGCTGGAGGAGGCACTGGGAAAACAACCCGGCTCCAAGCCTCTGCTGGCGGCGCTGGAGAACATCAAGAACCCAGGCGCGGTACAGACAGCCTCCCCGGGGGCCGATGCGGCAACAGCAGCCGAAGAAGCCAAGTATGGTTGGCTGGCACCGATGGCTCCGCCCCTCGCACTGCCGGACAAGAATGGCTCCGTCGTGGATCTGGCTGCCTATCGTGGCCGACCCGTGCTGGTCATCTTCTTCCTGGGCGGCGGATGCCCCCATTGCGTGGAGCAGCTGCAGAAGTTCCGGCCTCATGTGCCATCCTATCATCTCGCAGGCATTTCGTTGCTCACAGTCAGCACGGATCCTGTTTCAGACCTGGCGTTGACGCTAGGAGGCAAATCAGAGCTGGATCCCGACCTCCCCTTTCAGATCCTTTCTGACTCGAGCCTGAGCACTTTCAAAGCCTGGAAGTGCCATGATGATTTCTTGAACAAGCCCATGCACGGAACCTTCCTGCTGGATGGCGAAGGACGGGTGCTGTGGAGCGACATCAGCCATGATCCGTATGTGCAGGCGGGTTATCTGCTGGGCGAGTGCAGGCGGTTGTTGAAGGTGGGCAGTAGTGAGGTGCCTGGGGGCAAGGGTAAAGGGTAG